A stretch of the Triplophysa dalaica isolate WHDGS20190420 chromosome 19, ASM1584641v1, whole genome shotgun sequence genome encodes the following:
- the LOC130407621 gene encoding serine/threonine-protein phosphatase with EF-hands 2-like, with the protein MRAALLIQRWYRQYVARLEMRRRCSWNIFQSIEYSGEQDHIKLYNFFGCLMDHFTPASSQKKWISHIFHESDAFQDMELERYFSYKIIEVPDVYSGPHLTFPLTISNVTELVDAFKNKQKLHAHYVLRLLEKTLMLLRFLPNINHVSTCKYKEITICGDLHGHLEDLLLIFYKNGFPSAETPYVFNGDFVDRGKESIEILLVLFAFQLLYPHDVHLNRGNHEDHIVNLRYGFTKEVLGKYRVHGKQILRLLQKIFSWLPLVTVIDHKVLILHGGISDKTDLNLISKLDRQRFVSAFRPMRGEASVRQEEAERDDGRRRVQSLSYSTAVRLRPDIPRHSLHSASRRDVGSVEEELSERRRLAGLGLTSDQGSAKDLQTEAWKQIVDVLWSDPMPQNGCVPNDVRGGGCYWGPDVTQKVLDRHKLQLLIRSHECKQEGYEFCHNRRVLTIFSASNYYDVGSNRGAYIHLGPDHIPHFKPFQASRTTRELTLRQSVGRTERSALQALRMLLFTHKSELMREFLQHDPQHTGLISLRSWAVAMETVLHLSLPWRVLRSQLVSSSNDGMLNYDDWFNQLSIIQPNAKIANTSLLETLYKHHSNLETIFRMIDTDHSGLISFEEFHQTWKLLSSHLQTNISDKAISELAESIDFNKDGSIDINEFMEAFRLVEQSRADRKPSPTTGQRTTDKLTTTQNLSDITR; encoded by the exons ATGCGCGCAGCTCTTCTCATCCAGCGCTGGTACCGTCAGTATGTTGCTCGGCTGGAGATGAGACGTCGCTGCTCCTGGAACATCTTTCAGTCTATAGAATATTCTGGAGAACAGGATCATATCAAG CTTTACAACTTCTTTGGTTGTCTGATGGATCATTTCACACCTGCCAGCAGCCAAA AAAAGTGGATCTCGCACATATTTCATGAGAGTGATGCGTTTCAGGATATGGAGTTGGAGAGATATTTCTCTTATAAAATCATTGAGGTTCCAGATGTTTACTCTGGACCTCATCTTACATTCCCATTGACCATCTCTAATGTCACGGAGCTCGTGGACGccttcaaaaacaaacaa AAGCTTCATGCTCATTACGTGCTGCGGCTGCTGGAGAAAACACTGATGCTCCTGCGCTTTCTGCCCAACATCAATCACGTGTCCACCTgcaaatacaaagaaatcacCATCTGCG GAGATCTGCATGGACATCTGGAAGATTTGTTGTTGATCTTTTACAAA AACGGTTTTCCTTCAGCGGAGACGCCGTATGTTTTTAATGGAGACTTTGTTGACCGAGGGAAAGAATCCATCGAGATTCTGCTGGTTCTGTTTGCCTTTCAGCTGCTGTATCCACATGATGTTCATCTGAACAGAGGAAACCATGAAGATCACATTGTAAACTTgag ATATGGGTTCACAAAAGAAGTTCTGGGAAAATATCGC GTTCATGGGAAACAGATTCTCAGACTCCTGCAGAAGATCTTCAGCTGGTTGCCGCTGGTGACGGTAATAGATCACAAAGTTCTGATTCTACACGGAGGAATTTCAGACAAGACCGATCTCAACCTGATTTCCAAACTGGACAGACAACGG TTTGTTTCGGCGTTCAGGCCCATGCGGGGTGAAGCGTCCGTCAGGCAGGAGGAAGCAGAGAGAGATGACGGGCGGAGGAGAGTTCAGTCACTCTCTTACAGTACAGCTGTGCGGCTAAGACCCGATATCCCGCGTCATTCACTGCACTCTGCGTCCAGACGAGACGTTGGATCCGTGGAGGAGGAACTGAGCGAGAGACGTCGTCTGGCCGGTCTTGGTCTGACGTCAGACCAGGGTTCTGCTAAAGATCTGCAGACGGAAGCGTGGAAACAG ATAGTGGATGTCCTGTGGAGCGACCCGATGCCTCAGAACGGATGCGTACCCAATGACGTCCGAGGGGGCGGCTGTTACTGGGGTCCGGACGTCACACAAAAAGTGCTGGACAGACACAAACTTCAGCTGCTGATCAGATCACACGAGTGCAAACAAGAGGGTTACGAGTTCTGCCACAACCGCAGG gtTCTGACCATATTTTCAGCCTCAAATTATTATGACGTGGGCAGTAACAGAGGCGCTTACATACATTTGGGTCCTGACCACATTCCTCATTTTAAACCGTTTCAGGCCAGCCGGACAACCCGGGAGCTGACGCTCAGACAgag tgtgGGGAGAACGGAACGCTCAGCTTTACAGGCTCTGAGGATGCTGCTGTTCACACACAAATCTGAACTGATGCGAGAGTTTCTTCAACACGACCCCCAGCACACAG GTCTGATCTCTTTGAGGAGTTGGGCAGTTGCCATGGAGACGGTTCTGCATCTGAGTCTCCCGTGGAGGGTTCTGAGATCTCAGCTGGTGTCAAGCTCAAATGATGGGATGCTGAACTATGACGATTGGTTCAACCAGCTGTCTATAATCCAGCCCAACGCTAAA ATTGCCAACACGAGTCTGCTGGAGACCCTTTACAAACATCATTCAAACCTAGAGACCATCTTCAGAATGATCGACACGGATCATTCAG GTCTGATCTCATTTGAGGAGTTTCATCAGACATGGAAGCTGTTAAGCTCTCACCTACAGACCAACATCTCTGATAAAGCCATCTCAGAACTGGCCGAGAGCATCGACTTCAACAAGGACGGAAGCATCGACATCAATGAGTTCATGGAGGCCTTTCGACTGGTGGAACAATCTAGAGCTGATAGGAAACCATCACCGACCACAGGTCAACGAACAACAGATAAActaacaacaacacaaaatctgtCCGACATCACCCGTTGA
- the nup54 gene encoding nucleoporin p54 isoform X1: MAFNFGGPSSSASLSGTGFGAATTTASTGFGFGSSTTGAFGGFGATTAPPSSGSTFNFSTPSNTGGGLFGSTQNKGFGFSSGLASSGATGTGFSSTGLGFGGFGGIQSSQTQQGGLFNQQGSQSSHLINTASALSAPSVLSDERDSVLAKWNQLQAFWGTGRGYFNSSTPPVEFSQENPFCRFKAVGYSCVPETKDEDGLVALALSKKESDVRSQQQHLVESLHKVLGGNQMITVNVEGVRALPDDQTEVIVYLVERSPNGTSKRVPASTLYSFMEQMNVKSQLQQLSVIMTVSRTALSATQLKQLLQNPPAGVDPIIWEQAKVDNPDPEKLIPVPMVGFKELLRRLKIQDQMTKQHQTRVDIISNDISELQVNQATTAAKITQYKRKLMDLSHRVLQVLIKQEVQRKSGYAIQLDEEHLRVQLETIQCELNAPTQFKGRLNELMSQIRMQNHFGAVRSEERYRVDADLLREIKQHLKQQQEGLSHLISVIKDDLDDIKMIEDQLHDGIHTRSSKLS, encoded by the exons ATGGCGTTCAACTTTGGCGGCCCGTCTAGCAGCGCGA GTCTTTCTGGCACTGGGTTTGGAGCCGCCACCACAACAGCATCCACTGGATTTGGATTCGGATCAAGTACCACAG GTGCTTTTGGAGGTTTTGGAGCCACGACGGCTCCTCCCAGCAGTGGGTCGACCTTCAATTTCTCCACACCATCAAACACAG GTGGAGGTCTCTTTGGAAGCACTCAGAATAAAGGTTTTGGCTTCTCCTCTGGTTTGGCTTCGAGTGGCGCTACAGGAACGGGCTTCAGCAGCACTGGATTGGGCTTCGGTGGTTTCGGGGGAATTCAGAGCAGCCAGACCCAACAGG gtgGTCTGTTTAACCAGCAGGGGTCTCAGTCTAGTCATCTGATCAACACTGCCAGTGCCCTGTCTGCTCCATCTGTGCTCAGCGATGAGCGGGACTCCGTTCTGGCCAAGTGGAACCAGCTGCAGGCCTTCTGGGGAACAGGCCGAGGTTATTTCAACAGCAGCACTCCTCCAGTGGAGTTCAGCCAGGAGAATCCCTTCTGCCGCTTCAAG gcgGTGGGCTACAGCTGTGTTCCTGAAACAAAAGATGAAGATGGGTTAGTGGCTCTGGCTCTCAGTAAGAAGGAATCAGACGTGCGCTCTCAGCAGCAGCACTTGGTCGAGTCTCTACATAAAGTCCTGGGAGGAAATCAAATGATCACCGTGAATGTGGAGGGTGTGCGAGCGTTACCTGATGACCA GACGGAGGTGATCGTTTATTTGGTTGAGCGTTCTCCTAACGGCACGTCCAAGCGGGTTCCAGCATCAACTCTCTATAGTTTCATGGAGCAGATGAATGTGAAATCTCAGCTTCAGCAGCTCAGTGTCATAATGACTGTCAGCAGGACCGCACTGAGCGCAACACAACTCAAACAACTGCTTCAGAACCCACCCGCAG GTGTGGACCCCATCATCTGGGAACAGGCTAAAGTGGACAATCCTGATCCAGAGAA GTTAATCCCAGTACCTATGGTGGGCTTTAAAGAACTCCTGCGAAGATTAAAGATTCAAGACCAGATGACCAAACAGCATCAGACCAGAGTGGAC ATCATCTCTAATGACATCAGTGAGCTGCAGGTGAATCAGGCCACAACCGCAGCCAAAATCACACAGTACAAACGCAAGCTGATGGATCTGTCACACAGAGTACTACAG gtgtTGATCAAACAGGAGGTTCAGAGGAAGAGCGGTTATGCCATCCAACTAGATGAAGAGCATCTGAGAGTTCAGTTAGAAACCATTCAGTGTGAGCTGAACGCACCAACGCAGTTCAAG GGCCGGTTGAATGAGCTCATGTCTCAGATTCGAATGCAGAATCATTTTGGAGCTGTACGGTCAGAGGAACGCTATCGAGTGGATGCCGACCTTCTGCGAGAAATCAAACAG CACCTGAAGCAGCAGCAGGAGGGTCTGAGTCACCTGATCAGCGTCATTAAAGATGATCTGGACGACATCAAGATGATTGAAGATCAGCTGCATGATGGGATTCACACACGCAGCAGCAAACTCagctga
- the nup54 gene encoding nucleoporin p54 isoform X2, producing MAFNFGGPSSSASAFGGFGATTAPPSSGSTFNFSTPSNTGGGLFGSTQNKGFGFSSGLASSGATGTGFSSTGLGFGGFGGIQSSQTQQGGLFNQQGSQSSHLINTASALSAPSVLSDERDSVLAKWNQLQAFWGTGRGYFNSSTPPVEFSQENPFCRFKAVGYSCVPETKDEDGLVALALSKKESDVRSQQQHLVESLHKVLGGNQMITVNVEGVRALPDDQTEVIVYLVERSPNGTSKRVPASTLYSFMEQMNVKSQLQQLSVIMTVSRTALSATQLKQLLQNPPAGVDPIIWEQAKVDNPDPEKLIPVPMVGFKELLRRLKIQDQMTKQHQTRVDIISNDISELQVNQATTAAKITQYKRKLMDLSHRVLQVLIKQEVQRKSGYAIQLDEEHLRVQLETIQCELNAPTQFKGRLNELMSQIRMQNHFGAVRSEERYRVDADLLREIKQHLKQQQEGLSHLISVIKDDLDDIKMIEDQLHDGIHTRSSKLS from the exons ATGGCGTTCAACTTTGGCGGCCCGTCTAGCAGCGCGA GTGCTTTTGGAGGTTTTGGAGCCACGACGGCTCCTCCCAGCAGTGGGTCGACCTTCAATTTCTCCACACCATCAAACACAG GTGGAGGTCTCTTTGGAAGCACTCAGAATAAAGGTTTTGGCTTCTCCTCTGGTTTGGCTTCGAGTGGCGCTACAGGAACGGGCTTCAGCAGCACTGGATTGGGCTTCGGTGGTTTCGGGGGAATTCAGAGCAGCCAGACCCAACAGG gtgGTCTGTTTAACCAGCAGGGGTCTCAGTCTAGTCATCTGATCAACACTGCCAGTGCCCTGTCTGCTCCATCTGTGCTCAGCGATGAGCGGGACTCCGTTCTGGCCAAGTGGAACCAGCTGCAGGCCTTCTGGGGAACAGGCCGAGGTTATTTCAACAGCAGCACTCCTCCAGTGGAGTTCAGCCAGGAGAATCCCTTCTGCCGCTTCAAG gcgGTGGGCTACAGCTGTGTTCCTGAAACAAAAGATGAAGATGGGTTAGTGGCTCTGGCTCTCAGTAAGAAGGAATCAGACGTGCGCTCTCAGCAGCAGCACTTGGTCGAGTCTCTACATAAAGTCCTGGGAGGAAATCAAATGATCACCGTGAATGTGGAGGGTGTGCGAGCGTTACCTGATGACCA GACGGAGGTGATCGTTTATTTGGTTGAGCGTTCTCCTAACGGCACGTCCAAGCGGGTTCCAGCATCAACTCTCTATAGTTTCATGGAGCAGATGAATGTGAAATCTCAGCTTCAGCAGCTCAGTGTCATAATGACTGTCAGCAGGACCGCACTGAGCGCAACACAACTCAAACAACTGCTTCAGAACCCACCCGCAG GTGTGGACCCCATCATCTGGGAACAGGCTAAAGTGGACAATCCTGATCCAGAGAA GTTAATCCCAGTACCTATGGTGGGCTTTAAAGAACTCCTGCGAAGATTAAAGATTCAAGACCAGATGACCAAACAGCATCAGACCAGAGTGGAC ATCATCTCTAATGACATCAGTGAGCTGCAGGTGAATCAGGCCACAACCGCAGCCAAAATCACACAGTACAAACGCAAGCTGATGGATCTGTCACACAGAGTACTACAG gtgtTGATCAAACAGGAGGTTCAGAGGAAGAGCGGTTATGCCATCCAACTAGATGAAGAGCATCTGAGAGTTCAGTTAGAAACCATTCAGTGTGAGCTGAACGCACCAACGCAGTTCAAG GGCCGGTTGAATGAGCTCATGTCTCAGATTCGAATGCAGAATCATTTTGGAGCTGTACGGTCAGAGGAACGCTATCGAGTGGATGCCGACCTTCTGCGAGAAATCAAACAG CACCTGAAGCAGCAGCAGGAGGGTCTGAGTCACCTGATCAGCGTCATTAAAGATGATCTGGACGACATCAAGATGATTGAAGATCAGCTGCATGATGGGATTCACACACGCAGCAGCAAACTCagctga